Proteins encoded by one window of Nisaea sediminum:
- a CDS encoding alkaline phosphatase family protein, giving the protein MSRDKVRNILFVMCDQLRWDYLSSAGHPHLQTPHIDALAARGVRFDRAYCQSPICGPSRMSFYTGRYMFSHGAGWNNYPLRVDEWTLGDYLRPLGMRVALAGKTHMKEDAEGMARLGLDPVSEHGVLVSECGFEPYERDDGLHPDHSADPDLPYNRYLRQKGYRGDNPWSSHANSTEGGGGETLDGWYWGHSKGAARVSDEDSETPYMTDRAIDFITEMGERPWCLHLSYIKPHWPYIAPEPYASMYGPEHMLPVQRDEREEADPHPVYAAFMRHKDSRLFRRPEARETIVPAYMGLIKQIDDQIGRLMKELERQGRLDDTMIVFTSDHGDYLGDHWLGEKDLFHEASVRIPLIVYDPRSSADTTRGSVSDALVEAIDLVPTFVEAAGGTVPAHRLEGRSLSPLIEGRKTEWRSFAVSESDYSGRDARSDLNLAPMDARCYMLRTERWKYVLHETFRPQLFDLETDPEEFTDLGADPAFEEVRAELHEKLFEWFRNRRLRVTISDEEILRRTGGADRQGILIGYWKPEDP; this is encoded by the coding sequence ATGTCCCGAGACAAAGTCCGAAACATTCTCTTTGTGATGTGCGACCAGTTGCGCTGGGACTATCTCTCCAGCGCCGGCCATCCGCATCTCCAGACGCCGCATATCGACGCGCTTGCGGCGCGCGGCGTCCGGTTCGACCGGGCCTATTGCCAGTCTCCGATCTGCGGACCCTCGCGCATGTCCTTCTATACCGGGCGCTACATGTTTAGCCACGGGGCGGGTTGGAACAACTATCCTCTCAGGGTCGACGAATGGACGCTTGGGGATTACCTGCGCCCGCTCGGCATGCGGGTTGCGCTCGCCGGCAAGACGCACATGAAGGAAGATGCGGAAGGCATGGCCCGGCTCGGCCTCGATCCGGTCTCGGAGCACGGCGTACTGGTCTCCGAATGCGGTTTCGAGCCTTACGAGCGCGACGACGGCCTCCATCCCGATCACAGCGCCGATCCGGACCTGCCGTACAATCGTTATCTCCGGCAAAAGGGCTATCGCGGCGACAATCCCTGGTCGAGTCACGCGAACTCGACCGAAGGCGGCGGCGGGGAGACGCTCGACGGCTGGTACTGGGGGCATTCCAAAGGCGCCGCGCGGGTCAGCGACGAGGACAGCGAGACGCCCTACATGACCGACCGGGCGATCGACTTCATCACCGAGATGGGCGAGAGGCCCTGGTGCCTGCATCTCTCCTACATCAAGCCGCACTGGCCCTATATCGCGCCAGAGCCCTATGCCTCGATGTATGGCCCGGAGCACATGCTGCCGGTGCAGCGCGATGAGCGAGAGGAAGCGGATCCGCATCCGGTCTATGCCGCCTTCATGCGGCACAAGGACAGCCGGTTGTTCCGCCGTCCCGAGGCGCGGGAGACCATCGTCCCGGCCTATATGGGCCTGATCAAACAGATCGACGATCAAATCGGCCGGCTGATGAAGGAACTGGAACGGCAGGGCAGGCTGGACGATACCATGATCGTCTTCACCTCCGACCATGGCGACTATCTCGGCGATCACTGGCTCGGGGAGAAGGACCTCTTCCATGAGGCCTCCGTCCGCATTCCGCTGATCGTCTACGACCCGCGCTCTTCTGCCGATACGACGCGAGGCTCGGTCAGCGACGCGCTGGTGGAAGCCATCGATCTTGTCCCGACCTTCGTCGAGGCCGCGGGCGGCACGGTACCGGCGCACCGGCTCGAAGGCCGGTCGCTAAGCCCATTGATCGAGGGGCGCAAAACCGAATGGCGCAGCTTCGCGGTTTCCGAGAGCGACTATTCCGGCCGCGATGCCCGCTCGGACCTCAATCTGGCCCCGATGGACGCACGTTGCTACATGCTCCGGACGGAGCGCTGGAAATACGTCCTGCACGAAACCTTCCGCCCGCAGCTGTTCGATCTTGAGACGGATCCCGAGGAATTCACCGACCTCGGCGCCGATCCGGCCTTTGAAGAGGTGCGTGCGGAGCTGCACGAGAAGCTGTTCGAGTGGTTCCGCAATCGCCGCCTGCGCGTCACGATCTCCGATGAAGAGATCCTGCGTCGGACCGGCGGGGCAGACCGGCAGGGCATTCTAATCGGGTACTGGAAGCCCGAAGATCCCTGA
- a CDS encoding MaoC family dehydratase — translation MIHSAPAPRTKTEEFYPGFKFPERPVTRTREYQDSRLRACGVEPALYGDQAAAGLFGQDCFKAMREAGHQVDGLVQTEQCFRQIQPVAVGEPLTQRGWIEAYDEVERGHRLHRTFEFVRRDGLVALVADVIGLVPDKEKWAAAAAKTDHKKPADPREGFEEVAEKTMTPEDVTLFSSDVGNLIHFEPDFAANLGYRAPLAQGLQTMVWMMGRLTEDGPPVSFELSASFRRPVFWDDEASLWQHKGKDGFIDGLRALNAAGKITAELAVASISYA, via the coding sequence ATGATCCATTCTGCCCCCGCGCCGCGGACCAAGACGGAAGAGTTCTATCCCGGTTTCAAATTCCCGGAGCGCCCCGTCACTCGGACGCGGGAATATCAGGATTCCAGGCTCCGGGCCTGTGGTGTCGAGCCGGCGCTCTATGGCGATCAGGCGGCCGCCGGCCTGTTCGGGCAGGACTGTTTCAAGGCGATGCGGGAAGCGGGACATCAGGTCGACGGGCTGGTGCAGACCGAGCAGTGCTTCCGCCAGATCCAGCCAGTTGCCGTCGGTGAGCCGCTGACCCAGCGCGGCTGGATCGAAGCCTATGACGAGGTCGAGCGCGGACACCGACTGCACCGCACATTCGAATTCGTGCGCCGCGACGGGCTGGTCGCGCTGGTCGCGGACGTTATCGGTCTGGTTCCTGACAAGGAAAAATGGGCGGCCGCGGCAGCGAAAACCGATCACAAAAAGCCGGCCGACCCGCGGGAGGGTTTCGAAGAAGTTGCCGAGAAAACCATGACGCCCGAGGACGTAACGCTGTTCTCCTCGGATGTCGGAAACCTGATCCATTTCGAGCCGGACTTTGCCGCGAATCTGGGCTACCGAGCGCCGCTCGCGCAAGGCTTGCAGACCATGGTCTGGATGATGGGACGCCTGACCGAGGACGGTCCGCCGGTTTCGTTCGAACTGTCTGCAAGCTTTCGCCGCCCGGTTTTCTGGGACGACGAGGCGAGCCTCTGGCAGCACAAGGGCAAGGACGGGTTCATCGACGGGCTACGTGCGCTGAACGCCGCCGGAAAGATCACCGCCGAGCTTGCCGTCGCGTCGATCTCATACGCCTGA
- a CDS encoding class I SAM-dependent methyltransferase: protein MTRADFVSCLPKGGVGIEIGVAEGEFASVLLDRTKPSELHLVDPWLHQDRADYIADRNNVDDAKNESRFAGVTRKFGTEIEAGRVHVHRGFSGDILPSFADHTFDWAYVDAMHTRDAVLEDLRLVWPKIKPDGFVLGHDLTNGPQARAMGFGVVEGVRDFIKESGCVFVAMTMTAEVFPSYILTKTPHEKVQDFLVRFFANATSIVEIRSELDNYQSKVVRVGKDIVTFPSF, encoded by the coding sequence ATGACGCGGGCTGATTTCGTTTCCTGTCTCCCTAAAGGAGGAGTCGGGATCGAGATTGGCGTTGCGGAAGGTGAATTCGCGTCTGTGCTGCTGGATCGGACCAAGCCTTCGGAATTGCATTTGGTCGATCCCTGGCTTCATCAAGACAGGGCCGATTATATCGCGGACCGCAACAATGTGGACGATGCGAAAAACGAAAGCCGTTTTGCCGGTGTGACCAGAAAGTTCGGGACGGAAATCGAAGCGGGGAGAGTCCATGTCCATCGGGGCTTCTCCGGGGACATCCTCCCCAGCTTCGCCGATCATACGTTCGATTGGGCCTATGTCGATGCCATGCATACCCGGGACGCGGTGCTGGAGGACCTGAGGTTGGTGTGGCCGAAGATAAAACCGGACGGGTTTGTCCTCGGTCACGACTTGACGAATGGCCCGCAAGCACGGGCGATGGGGTTCGGCGTGGTGGAAGGCGTTCGGGATTTCATCAAGGAATCCGGATGTGTCTTTGTCGCAATGACGATGACTGCGGAAGTGTTCCCATCTTACATTTTGACGAAGACTCCTCACGAGAAGGTGCAGGATTTTCTGGTGCGGTTCTTCGCGAATGCCACGTCTATTGTCGAAATCCGGTCCGAACTCGACAATTATCAGAGCAAGGTGGTCAGAGTGGGAAAGGATATCGTCACCTTTCCGTCATTCTGA
- a CDS encoding class I SAM-dependent methyltransferase yields MAAGAFSEAILRNGRAAKAHLIDPWIFQDREDYLVDPTNGNQDIHTARYDLVAKRFASEVAAGQVVIHRDFSENILPHFPDGYFDWIYVDGMHTKDAVLRDLRLAWAKIKRDGFVLGHDYTNSQIADEQGFGVVEAVNEFAAETGALFLAMTMEPSPSYVLAKPESAGIKPFVEALLKKAGAAVELRGVPKTYRHKLFRFDNKLVSVPSF; encoded by the coding sequence GTGGCTGCAGGCGCTTTCTCCGAGGCGATCCTGAGAAACGGCCGGGCCGCGAAGGCGCATTTGATCGACCCTTGGATTTTTCAGGATCGAGAGGATTATCTGGTTGATCCGACCAACGGAAACCAGGATATCCACACGGCCCGCTATGACCTCGTTGCTAAGCGTTTTGCGTCCGAGGTCGCGGCAGGGCAGGTGGTCATCCACCGGGATTTTTCGGAGAACATACTGCCGCACTTCCCGGACGGATATTTCGATTGGATCTATGTCGACGGAATGCACACGAAGGACGCTGTGCTGCGGGACCTGCGGCTGGCATGGGCGAAAATCAAGCGGGACGGATTTGTTCTCGGACACGATTACACGAATAGCCAGATCGCGGACGAACAGGGGTTCGGTGTGGTCGAGGCGGTCAACGAGTTCGCTGCGGAAACCGGCGCGCTATTCCTCGCGATGACGATGGAACCGTCTCCGAGTTACGTGCTCGCGAAGCCGGAAAGCGCCGGGATAAAGCCATTCGTCGAAGCGTTGCTGAAGAAAGCCGGGGCGGCCGTAGAGTTGCGGGGCGTGCCGAAGACCTATCGGCATAAGCTCTTCAGATTCGATAACAAGCTGGTATCGGTGCCGTCTTTCTGA
- a CDS encoding molybdopterin guanine dinucleotide-containing S/N-oxide reductase: protein MSLKTDRRLIPTSMHWGTYFAEVENGKLVAVHDYEKDPAPAIIGPGIVDAVDDAVRVRRPMIRKGWLEKGPASRESRGGEPFVAVPWDEALDMAAAELKRIREQHGNQAIFGGSYGWSSAGRFHHAQSQVHRFLNCIGGYVRHVDTYSYAAGQVIIPHVVGPFADLLNRHTTWPVIAEHSELVVMFGGVPVKNGQVTSGGVGRHTVFEGLKNAYDMGVEFVNISPIRNDVVDLVEADWIAPRPNTDAALMLALAHVLYSEGLHNEDFLAEYTTGFEKFLPYLLGESDGQPKTPEWAEAVTEVSAEEIRKLARRMADGRTMIMTAWSIQRGDHGEQPFWLTVLLAAMLGQIGLPGGGFGLGYGSENGIGNPVELFKWPALPQGNNAVEDFIPVARISDMLLNPGGQFVYDGQTRIYPDIKAVYWAGGNPFHHHQDLNRLVKAIRQPDTVFVNEIWWTAMARHADFVFPTTTALERNDLSMTHWEQTIVAMQKAIEPVGESRHDYDVFTGLSERLGVAESFTEGRDEEGWLRHLWDQARQRAAEAEFELPDLETFREIGTMEVLKPKKSMILLEAFREDPEANPLQTPSGKIELYSEEIAGFGYADCPGHPVWLEPYEWLGAPVAETYPLHLISNQPKTRLHSQLDSGAISRGSKIKDREPMSMNPVDAAARGIGNGDVVRLYNDRGACLAGVIVTDAVRPGVVQLSTGAWYDPEEPGVIGSLCKHGNPNVLTRDKGTSSLGQGPSAHSVLVEVEKYQGTPPPVTSFVPPPIEEKA, encoded by the coding sequence ATGTCGCTCAAGACCGACCGCCGCCTGATTCCGACCTCGATGCACTGGGGCACCTATTTTGCCGAAGTCGAGAACGGCAAGCTCGTCGCCGTGCACGATTACGAGAAGGATCCGGCTCCTGCGATCATCGGTCCGGGGATCGTCGATGCGGTGGACGACGCCGTGCGCGTGCGCCGGCCGATGATCCGCAAGGGCTGGCTGGAGAAGGGCCCGGCCTCGCGCGAGAGCCGTGGCGGCGAGCCTTTCGTCGCCGTGCCGTGGGACGAGGCGCTCGACATGGCGGCGGCCGAATTGAAGCGGATCAGGGAGCAGCACGGCAACCAGGCGATTTTCGGCGGATCCTATGGCTGGTCGAGCGCGGGCCGCTTCCATCACGCGCAGAGCCAGGTGCACCGGTTCCTGAACTGCATCGGCGGCTATGTGCGCCATGTCGATACCTACAGCTATGCCGCGGGGCAGGTGATTATCCCGCATGTCGTCGGTCCCTTTGCCGACCTGCTGAATCGGCACACGACCTGGCCGGTGATCGCGGAACACAGCGAGCTGGTCGTGATGTTCGGCGGCGTGCCGGTCAAGAACGGGCAGGTGACCTCCGGCGGGGTCGGTCGTCATACCGTCTTCGAGGGGCTGAAGAACGCCTATGACATGGGCGTCGAGTTCGTGAATATCAGCCCGATCCGCAACGACGTCGTGGATCTGGTGGAAGCCGACTGGATCGCGCCCAGGCCGAACACGGATGCGGCTCTGATGCTGGCGCTGGCCCACGTGCTTTACAGCGAGGGCCTGCACAACGAGGATTTTCTCGCCGAATACACCACCGGCTTCGAGAAGTTCCTGCCGTATCTGCTCGGGGAGAGCGACGGGCAGCCGAAGACACCGGAATGGGCGGAAGCCGTCACCGAGGTTTCGGCGGAGGAGATCCGGAAGCTGGCGCGGCGCATGGCGGACGGCCGAACCATGATCATGACGGCCTGGAGCATCCAGCGCGGTGATCACGGCGAGCAGCCTTTCTGGCTGACCGTGCTGCTGGCGGCAATGCTCGGACAGATCGGCCTGCCGGGTGGAGGCTTCGGCCTCGGCTACGGCTCGGAGAACGGCATCGGCAACCCTGTCGAGCTGTTCAAGTGGCCGGCGCTTCCTCAAGGCAATAATGCGGTCGAGGATTTCATCCCGGTCGCCCGCATCTCCGACATGTTGCTCAATCCGGGCGGACAATTCGTCTATGACGGCCAGACTCGGATCTATCCGGACATCAAGGCCGTCTATTGGGCCGGCGGCAATCCGTTCCACCACCATCAAGACCTGAACCGTCTGGTGAAGGCGATCCGGCAGCCGGACACTGTCTTCGTCAACGAGATCTGGTGGACGGCGATGGCGCGTCACGCCGACTTCGTCTTCCCGACGACCACGGCGCTGGAACGCAACGACCTCTCCATGACCCACTGGGAGCAGACGATCGTCGCCATGCAGAAGGCGATCGAGCCGGTTGGCGAGTCCCGGCACGATTACGACGTCTTTACGGGCCTCTCCGAACGGCTCGGCGTTGCGGAGAGCTTCACCGAAGGACGGGATGAGGAGGGCTGGCTGCGTCATCTCTGGGATCAGGCGCGCCAGCGCGCCGCCGAAGCCGAATTTGAGCTACCCGATCTCGAGACCTTTCGCGAGATCGGTACCATGGAGGTCCTGAAGCCTAAGAAGTCCATGATCCTGCTGGAGGCGTTTCGCGAGGACCCCGAGGCCAATCCACTGCAGACCCCGAGCGGCAAGATCGAGCTTTATTCGGAGGAAATTGCCGGCTTCGGTTATGCGGACTGTCCCGGCCATCCGGTCTGGCTCGAGCCTTATGAGTGGCTCGGCGCTCCCGTGGCCGAGACCTATCCGCTGCACCTGATCTCGAACCAGCCGAAGACCCGGCTGCACAGCCAGCTCGACAGCGGGGCGATCAGCCGCGGCTCGAAGATCAAGGACCGCGAGCCGATGAGCATGAACCCGGTGGATGCCGCGGCACGCGGGATCGGGAACGGCGACGTTGTGCGGCTTTACAACGATCGCGGGGCGTGTCTCGCGGGTGTGATCGTGACCGACGCCGTGCGCCCGGGCGTGGTGCAGCTCTCGACCGGGGCCTGGTACGATCCGGAGGAGCCGGGCGTGATCGGCTCGCTCTGCAAGCACGGCAATCCGAACGTGCTGACCCGCGACAAGGGAACCTCGAGCCTCGGGCAGGGGCCGAGCGCGCATTCGGTTCTGGTCGAGGTCGAGAAGTATCAAGGCACGCCGCCGCCGGTGACGTCCTTCGTGCCACCGCCGATCGAAGAAAAGGCTTAG
- a CDS encoding phosphonopyruvate decarboxylase: protein MSGDWSASAHQLFKEHDIKQVAYVPDAGLSKLIKSSLADNDIQTVPLSTEEEGIAVSAGAWLGGQKCAVLMQSSGVGNTINMIASLTTTCAFPLFMIVTMRGDYGESNPWQMPMGRAVQPVLEAVGVRCLRAETHEEAAEAVKAGLMMSFHGGEAVAVLIGQKLIGAKPFTGAHAGMQAEG from the coding sequence ATGAGCGGCGACTGGAGTGCGAGCGCGCACCAGCTCTTCAAGGAGCACGACATCAAGCAGGTGGCCTATGTGCCGGATGCGGGTCTCAGCAAGCTGATCAAGTCCAGCCTCGCGGACAACGACATCCAGACCGTGCCGCTCTCCACCGAGGAAGAAGGCATCGCGGTCTCCGCGGGCGCCTGGCTCGGCGGGCAGAAATGCGCCGTGCTGATGCAAAGCAGTGGGGTCGGCAACACGATCAACATGATCGCCTCGCTGACCACGACCTGCGCCTTCCCGCTCTTCATGATCGTGACCATGCGCGGCGACTACGGCGAGTCAAATCCCTGGCAGATGCCGATGGGTCGCGCCGTGCAGCCGGTGCTGGAAGCGGTCGGCGTGCGGTGCCTCCGGGCCGAGACGCATGAAGAAGCGGCTGAGGCGGTCAAGGCGGGACTGATGATGTCCTTCCATGGCGGCGAGGCCGTCGCCGTTCTGATCGGCCAGAAACTGATCGGCGCGAAACCCTTTACCGGCGCCCATGCCGGCATGCAGGCGGAGGGCTGA
- a CDS encoding thiamine pyrophosphate-dependent enzyme, giving the protein MATQKLFRRDVVKKLMSVRGDALCISGLGSPTWDLAAADHRDENFYIWGGMGGATPTGLGLALAQPDRKVWVLTGDGEQLMGVGSFSTVALQQPKNLAIIVLDNEHYGETGMQAAPTGRGTDLAAMAAGAGIAQTVTVTDEAGLDDLAKRLKEGNFPLVAVIKIDVRTGETVMPPRDGKYVKTSFRTAVLGADKAQHPS; this is encoded by the coding sequence ATGGCCACGCAGAAACTGTTCCGACGCGACGTCGTCAAGAAGCTCATGTCGGTGCGCGGCGACGCGCTCTGCATCAGCGGGCTCGGCTCTCCGACCTGGGATCTGGCCGCGGCCGATCATCGGGATGAGAATTTCTACATCTGGGGCGGTATGGGCGGCGCCACGCCGACCGGCCTCGGTCTCGCACTGGCGCAACCAGACCGAAAGGTGTGGGTGCTGACCGGTGACGGCGAACAGCTGATGGGCGTCGGCAGCTTCTCGACCGTCGCCCTGCAGCAGCCGAAGAACCTCGCCATCATCGTGCTCGACAACGAGCATTACGGCGAGACCGGCATGCAGGCGGCACCGACCGGACGCGGTACCGATCTCGCCGCGATGGCGGCCGGCGCCGGCATCGCCCAGACCGTGACGGTGACGGACGAAGCCGGGCTGGACGATCTGGCGAAGCGCCTGAAGGAAGGAAATTTCCCCCTGGTCGCGGTGATCAAGATCGATGTCCGGACCGGAGAAACCGTGATGCCGCCGCGCGACGGCAAATACGTGAAGACCTCTTTCCGCACCGCAGTTCTCGGAGCCGACAAGGCGCAGCATCCCAGCTGA
- a CDS encoding MFS transporter codes for MTARPETSPSPPPLRDTVTVVFFMIWVQLIGSMASLWLPAIAPEVAGSLGVDASLIGFQVVAVYLGGMVTSLFAGGLVSRLGAWRISQVSLILFALAHLVIASGSMPLIAIGSFIIGFGYGLINPPAAHLLSKVVTPKNRNLVFSIRFTGVPLGGIAASTFAPAIALAAGWRPSMGVTIAVALGLALIMQIFRARWDADRSREAPLFRSPLADIRDAWGLPVIRWMCFTGLFLAAIQLSLNAFAVTFLVEETGYTLVAAGLALTAVQVAGVIGRIAWGVLADRIRSGFKALVINALLTAGSALATVFVAPEWPVGLVYLLFFIFGFTAMGWNGVYASTVVEHSPDGRAGNMTGAALFFTFSGVIAGPAIFTLGYQLTGAYSGSFLITALLAIAGTAAILLAARGARKAAKDR; via the coding sequence ATGACCGCACGCCCCGAGACCTCGCCTTCCCCGCCGCCGCTCCGCGACACGGTGACGGTGGTGTTTTTCATGATCTGGGTGCAGCTTATCGGCTCGATGGCATCCCTTTGGCTGCCGGCCATCGCCCCTGAGGTCGCGGGCAGCCTCGGGGTCGACGCGTCGCTGATCGGCTTCCAGGTCGTCGCGGTCTATCTCGGCGGGATGGTGACCAGTCTCTTCGCAGGAGGCCTGGTTTCCAGACTCGGAGCATGGCGGATCTCGCAGGTCAGCCTCATCCTTTTCGCCCTCGCCCATCTGGTAATCGCCAGTGGCTCGATGCCGCTGATCGCCATTGGATCCTTCATCATCGGGTTCGGCTACGGCCTGATCAATCCGCCCGCAGCGCACCTTCTCTCGAAGGTTGTCACACCGAAGAACCGCAATCTGGTCTTTTCCATCCGCTTCACCGGCGTGCCGCTCGGTGGGATCGCCGCCAGCACCTTTGCGCCGGCGATCGCACTCGCCGCCGGCTGGCGCCCCAGCATGGGCGTGACGATTGCCGTGGCACTGGGGCTCGCGCTGATCATGCAGATCTTCCGCGCGCGGTGGGATGCCGACCGATCGCGCGAAGCCCCGCTCTTCCGCTCACCGTTGGCCGACATCCGGGACGCCTGGGGCCTGCCGGTGATCCGCTGGATGTGTTTCACCGGACTTTTCCTGGCCGCGATCCAGCTCTCTCTCAACGCCTTTGCCGTGACCTTTCTGGTCGAGGAAACCGGATATACACTGGTCGCGGCCGGTCTCGCCCTGACCGCAGTGCAGGTAGCCGGTGTCATCGGCCGCATCGCCTGGGGCGTCCTCGCAGACCGTATTCGCAGCGGCTTTAAGGCCCTTGTGATTAACGCTCTGCTGACCGCAGGATCGGCACTCGCGACAGTATTCGTTGCGCCCGAATGGCCGGTCGGCCTGGTCTATCTGCTGTTTTTCATTTTCGGTTTCACAGCCATGGGCTGGAACGGCGTCTATGCCTCGACCGTGGTCGAACACAGCCCTGATGGCAGAGCCGGGAACATGACCGGCGCGGCATTGTTCTTCACTTTTTCCGGGGTCATTGCCGGCCCGGCAATCTTCACACTCGGCTACCAACTGACCGGGGCCTATAGCGGCAGCTTCCTGATCACCGCTCTGCTGGCAATTGCCGGAACAGCCGCAATCCTGCTCGCCGCCCGCGGGGCGCGCAAGGCCGCCAAAGACCGATAG